From Caldibacillus debilis DSM 16016, a single genomic window includes:
- the aroC gene encoding chorismate synthase — protein MRYLTAGESHGPELTVIVEGVPAGLPLMKEDIDRSLAERQKGYGRGRRMQIEKDEAIITGGVRHGKTLGSPIAIRIINRDFQHWSRIMGIEPPEEEEEVKRKVTRPRPGHADLNGGIKYGHRDLRNVLERSSARETAARVAAGAIAKKLLKELKITVSSHVVEIAGIKAERYPLSAEEIGEAAGKSPVRCLDEKAAKRMMEAIDSAKKNGDSIGGVVEVVAEGLPPGIGSHVHYDRKLDARIAAAVVSINGFKGVEFGLGFAAAGLPGSRVQDEIAWDERRGYYRLSNNLGGFEGGMTNGMPIVVRGVMKPIPTLYKPLMSVDIETKEPFKASIERSDSCAVPSAAVVCEHVVAWELAKALLEQFPCDQFPVLQKAVEAYREYARGF, from the coding sequence ATGCGCTATTTGACCGCGGGCGAGTCCCACGGGCCGGAACTGACCGTCATCGTCGAAGGGGTGCCCGCCGGGCTCCCGCTCATGAAGGAGGACATCGACCGGTCGCTGGCGGAAAGGCAGAAGGGCTACGGGCGCGGCAGAAGGATGCAAATCGAAAAGGACGAGGCGATCATCACCGGCGGGGTCCGGCACGGGAAGACGCTGGGTTCGCCCATCGCGATCCGGATCATCAACCGGGATTTCCAACATTGGTCCCGGATCATGGGGATTGAGCCGCCGGAAGAAGAGGAGGAGGTCAAGCGGAAGGTGACCCGGCCCCGCCCGGGCCATGCGGATTTGAACGGGGGCATCAAGTACGGCCACCGGGACTTGCGGAACGTGCTGGAGCGCTCGTCGGCCCGGGAAACGGCGGCCCGGGTCGCCGCCGGGGCCATCGCGAAAAAATTGCTGAAGGAACTGAAGATCACCGTCAGTTCCCACGTGGTGGAAATCGCCGGCATCAAGGCGGAAAGATATCCCCTTTCGGCGGAGGAGATCGGGGAGGCCGCCGGGAAATCCCCCGTCCGCTGTTTGGATGAGAAGGCCGCAAAACGAATGATGGAAGCCATCGATTCGGCGAAAAAGAACGGGGACTCCATCGGGGGCGTCGTGGAAGTCGTCGCCGAAGGGCTTCCCCCCGGAATCGGCAGCCACGTCCATTATGACCGGAAATTGGACGCCCGGATCGCCGCCGCCGTCGTCAGCATCAACGGATTCAAAGGGGTGGAATTCGGCCTCGGTTTTGCGGCCGCCGGCCTGCCCGGCAGCCGGGTCCAGGATGAAATCGCCTGGGACGAAAGGAGAGGCTATTACCGGCTTTCCAACAACCTGGGCGGCTTTGAAGGGGGAATGACCAACGGGATGCCGATCGTCGTCAGGGGGGTCATGAAGCCGATTCCCACCTTGTACAAACCGCTGATGAGCGTGGATATCGAAACGAAGGAACCGTTTAAGGCGAGCATCGAGCGTTCCGACAGCTGCGCGGTCCCTTCGGCGGCGGTCGTCTGCGAGCACGTGGTCGCCTGGGAGCTGGCGAAGGCCCTTCTGGAACAGTTCCCATGCGACCAGTTCCCCGTGCTGCAAAAAGCGGTGGAAGCTTACCGGGAATATGCGAGGGGATTTTGA
- the aroB gene encoding 3-dehydroquinate synthase, translating to MKEKLEIRAKSGTYPLWIGTGALKELAGFLRGRNPSKLLIVTDPTVKQLHLDTLLEEIGDDFPYGVHTVPKGEEAKTFREYERLLTFALEEELDRRSLFLAFGGGAVGDLTGFAAATFMRGIGYVQIPTTILAHDSAIGGKTAINHPLGKNLIGAFHHPSAVFYELSFLETLPVREKLSGFAEIIKEACIGSPDFLQELMEEIDGPEKLVPENLYLPLKKGILVKKHFVERDEREESVRAFLNFGHTLGHALEKEMGYGRIAHGEAVATGMVFALSLSGAFAGFCAPYEGWTGDLLRWLETLGYRTKLPASLSPERLAERMKLDKKREKGRLRFVLLRKIGEPVLTAVPEAAVIEHLTRMKGA from the coding sequence ATGAAGGAAAAACTGGAGATCCGCGCCAAAAGCGGCACCTATCCGCTGTGGATCGGGACCGGAGCCCTCAAGGAACTGGCCGGCTTCCTCCGCGGCCGAAACCCGTCCAAACTCCTGATCGTCACCGATCCGACGGTAAAACAGCTGCACCTGGACACCTTGCTGGAAGAGATCGGGGACGATTTTCCCTATGGCGTCCATACCGTCCCGAAGGGGGAAGAGGCGAAGACCTTCCGGGAATATGAACGGCTTTTGACCTTCGCCCTCGAGGAGGAATTGGACCGCCGCTCCCTCTTCCTCGCCTTCGGGGGCGGCGCCGTCGGCGACTTGACCGGTTTTGCCGCCGCCACCTTCATGCGCGGCATCGGCTACGTGCAGATCCCGACGACGATTTTGGCCCATGACAGCGCCATCGGCGGCAAGACGGCGATCAACCATCCCCTCGGGAAAAATCTGATCGGCGCCTTCCACCACCCTTCGGCCGTTTTTTACGAGCTTTCCTTTTTGGAGACGCTGCCCGTCCGGGAGAAGTTATCGGGATTTGCCGAAATCATAAAGGAAGCCTGCATCGGCTCCCCCGATTTTTTGCAAGAGCTGATGGAAGAAATCGACGGCCCGGAAAAACTGGTTCCGGAAAATCTTTACCTTCCCTTGAAAAAAGGGATTTTGGTGAAAAAACATTTCGTGGAGAGGGATGAACGGGAGGAAAGCGTCCGCGCCTTTTTGAATTTCGGCCACACCTTGGGCCACGCCTTGGAAAAGGAAATGGGATACGGCCGCATCGCCCATGGGGAGGCGGTGGCAACGGGGATGGTTTTCGCCCTCTCCCTCAGCGGAGCCTTCGCCGGTTTTTGCGCCCCTTACGAAGGATGGACCGGGGACTTGCTCCGCTGGCTGGAAACATTGGGATACCGGACGAAGCTTCCCGCATCCCTTTCGCCGGAACGGCTGGCGGAAAGGATGAAGCTGGACAAGAAACGGGAAAAGGGCCGTTTGCGTTTCGTTCTCTTAAGGAAGATCGGCGAACCGGTGTTGACGGCCGTTCCGGAGGCGGCGGTCATCGAACATTTGACCAGGATGAAAGGAGCGTAG
- the aroA gene encoding 3-phosphoshikimate 1-carboxyvinyltransferase, which produces MADRAFAEERKLFTKAEKIEGTLEVPGDKSISHRALFFGAVARGKTVVKNFLKGEDCLSTLSCLEKLGAEAEFAEDGLVIRGKGFDGLTEPADILYAGNSGTTARLLLGILAGRPFYSVLSGDASLNNRPMARIVEPLEKMGAAFFGRQGNRYLPLSVIGGKLRGIRYEMPVASAQLKSALIFAGLQAEGVTTVIEKAPSRNHTEIMLRQFGGEIAVSGNRIEIPGGQRLQGTSIEVPGDFSSAAFFIAAAVLLKNSRLIIKNVGLNPTRTGLLDVLARMNARVEVVERTEKNGEPAGTLSVKSGELTGTVIEGDIIPRLIDEIPLIALLATQAEGVTVIRDAEELKVKETDRILAVANELSALGAKIEPTGDGMVITGKARLRGGTVDSHGDHRIGMMLSVAALLCDGEVRLKNPGCVAVSYPSFFRDLKRLIR; this is translated from the coding sequence ATGGCGGATCGGGCGTTTGCGGAAGAAAGGAAACTCTTTACGAAGGCGGAAAAGATCGAGGGGACGCTGGAAGTCCCCGGAGACAAATCCATTTCCCACCGGGCCCTGTTTTTTGGGGCCGTCGCCCGGGGAAAGACGGTGGTGAAAAATTTCCTCAAGGGGGAAGACTGCCTTTCGACCCTTTCCTGCCTGGAAAAATTGGGGGCGGAAGCGGAATTCGCTGAGGACGGTCTCGTGATCCGCGGAAAAGGATTCGACGGCCTGACGGAACCCGCGGACATCCTTTACGCCGGCAATTCTGGGACGACAGCGAGGCTCCTGCTCGGGATCCTCGCGGGCAGGCCCTTTTATTCCGTGCTGAGCGGGGATGCGTCCCTGAACAACAGGCCGATGGCAAGAATCGTGGAACCGCTGGAAAAAATGGGGGCGGCCTTTTTCGGGAGGCAGGGAAACCGGTATTTGCCGCTCTCGGTCATCGGCGGCAAGCTGCGGGGGATCCGTTACGAAATGCCGGTGGCGAGCGCCCAGTTGAAATCCGCCTTGATCTTTGCCGGATTGCAGGCGGAGGGCGTGACGACCGTCATCGAAAAGGCCCCTTCCCGGAACCATACGGAGATCATGCTGCGGCAATTCGGCGGGGAAATCGCCGTGTCGGGAAACCGGATCGAAATCCCGGGCGGACAACGCCTGCAGGGGACATCCATCGAAGTCCCCGGGGATTTTTCATCCGCCGCCTTTTTTATCGCCGCGGCCGTCCTTTTGAAAAATTCCCGCCTCATCATTAAAAATGTCGGCTTGAATCCGACCCGCACCGGTTTGCTTGACGTACTGGCAAGGATGAACGCCCGCGTGGAAGTGGTGGAGCGGACGGAGAAAAACGGGGAACCGGCCGGGACGTTGTCCGTCAAGTCGGGGGAGTTAACAGGGACGGTCATCGAGGGGGACATCATCCCCCGCCTCATCGATGAAATTCCCCTCATCGCCCTTTTGGCGACCCAGGCGGAAGGCGTCACCGTCATCCGCGATGCGGAGGAACTGAAAGTGAAGGAAACGGACCGGATCCTTGCCGTCGCCAACGAATTATCCGCCCTCGGGGCAAAGATCGAGCCGACGGGAGACGGGATGGTCATCACGGGAAAGGCCCGGCTGCGCGGCGGCACCGTCGACAGCCACGGGGATCACCGGATCGGGATGATGCTTTCCGTGGCCGCCCTGCTGTGCGACGGGGAGGTCCGGCTGAAAAATCCCGGTTGCGTCGCCGTTTCCTATCCTTCCTTTTTCCGGGATCTCAAACGGCTGATCCGCTGA